In Arachis hypogaea cultivar Tifrunner chromosome 17, arahy.Tifrunner.gnm2.J5K5, whole genome shotgun sequence, a single window of DNA contains:
- the LOC112764035 gene encoding hydroxyproline O-arabinosyltransferase PLENTY: MIVRKNMGRGKTLLMLLMVLGFLFATYNFVSLIIEHKAGGLLEPFDKKVMESTSSNLKYHVALTATDAAYSQWQCRIMYYWYKKVKDMPGSDMGKFTRILHSGKADQLMDEIPTFVVDPLPEGLDRGYIVLNRPWAFVQWLEKADIEEEYILMAEPDHIFVNPLPNLAHGSQPAGYPFFYIKPVENEKLIRKFYPEDKGPVTDVDPIGNSPVIIQKSLMEEIAPTWVNISLRMKDDQETDKAFGWVLEMYAYAVASALHGVKHILRKDFMLQPPWDLHVGKKFIIHYTYGCDYNLKGQLTYGKIGEWRFDKRSYLLGPPPKNLSLPPPGVPKSVVRLVKMVNEATANIPEWDSLNRKS; this comes from the exons ATGATTGTGAGGAAAAACATGGGGCGTGGGAAGACACTACTCATGCTGCTTATGGTGCTGGGATTTTTGTTTGCCACTTATAACTTTGTGTCATTGATCATAGAACATAAGGCTGGAGGTTTGTTGGAACCTTTTGATAAGAAAGTCATGGAGTCAACCAGCTCTAATTTGAAATACCATGTTGCATTGACTGCGACCGATGCTGCTTACAGCCAATGGCAATGTAGGATCATGTACTACTGGTATAAGAAAGTGAAGGACATGCCTGGATCAGACATGGGAAAGTTCACTCGGATTCTGCATTCAGGAAAGGCAGATCAGTTGATGGATGAGATACCTACATTTGTGGTTGATCCCCTGCCTGAGGGCTTGGATCGG GGTTATATTGTCCTAAATAGACCATGGGCCTTTGTTCAGTGGCTAGAGAAAGCAGATATTGAGGAAGA ATATATTCTGATGGCTGAACCTGACCATATATTTGTAAATCCTTTGCCGAATTTGGCTCACGGATCCCAACCAGCAGGGTATCCATTTTTCTATATAAAACCGGTCGAAAATGAAAAACTAATTAGGAAATTCTATCCGGAGGACAAGGGTCCTGTTACTGATGTCGATCCTATTGGCAACTCTCCTGTGATCATTCAGAAG TCCCTGATGGAGGAAATTGCTCCAACATGGGTGAATATTTCATTGAGAATGAAAGATGATCAAGAAACTGATAAAGCTTTTGGATGGGTGCTAGAAAT GTATGCTTATGCGGTGGCGTCTGCATTGCACGGCGTAAAGCATATTCTTCGAAAAGACTTTATGTTGCAG CCACCATGGGACTTGCATGTTGGGAAGAAGTTTATCATTCATTATACTTATGGATGTGACTACAATTTGAAG GGACAACTAACATATGGGAAAATTGGCGAATGGCGATTTGACAAGAGATCATATCTTCTGGGTCCTCCACCCAAAAACCTTTCCTTGCCTCCTCCCGGTGTTCCCAAAAGTGTG GTGAGGCTTGTAAAGATGGTGAACGAGGCTACTGCAAACATTCCTGAATGGGATTCATTGAATAGAAAAAGCTGA
- the LOC112764033 gene encoding nonsense-mediated mRNA decay factor SMG7 yields the protein MIVDTDKMSAPSSRERAQRLYDKNLELESKRRRSAQAQVPSDPNTWPQMRENYEAIILEDHAFAEQHNIEYALWQLHYKRIEELRSYFSAALASGSKSTGKGPARPDRINKIRLQFKAFLSEASGFYHDLIMKIRAKYGLPLGYFEGSENRVVMEKDAKKSAEMKKGLISCHRCLIYLGDLARYKGLYGEGDSVKREFAAAASYYLQAASLWPSSGNPHHQLALLASYSGDELAAAYRYFRSLAVESPFSTARDNLIVAFEKNRQSFSQLYGDVKALAVKDSPGKLTGKGRGKAEGKLATRGNDAEACPKKEGTSSIQETYKSFSTCFVRLNGILFTRTSLETFTEVLSLVSTGLCDLLPTGQEEELNFGTDTLENGLAIVRIVSIIIFTVHNVNKESEGQTYAEIVQRAVLLQNAFTAAFKLMSFMLERCAQLYDPSRSYLLPGIMVFVEWLACCPDLAAGNDVDENQAIVRSKFWDHCISLLNKLLSVGAMCIEDNEEETCFNNMSRYEEGETENRLALSEDFELRGFVPLLPAQTILDFSRKLSFGNDGEKERKARVKRIIAAGKALANVVRIDQKMIYFDQKGKKFTVGVEPQISDDLILPSGSGISGADELLKEDTTDKKVGTVLPDQHQHVEGEDDDEVIVFKPIVAEKRNDLVAVSSRVPHENSIASGEHIKFHVNSALNSVNHMNHQPSLHASVSGPVPQHLQPVQPHSSRWLEEVSLANSLKGLRFFENGHVMKPDLALQDSGAFSNHTARSVPIQQAVAPDASVLYGLSKAQDFVISSKADAIAASAITTDNSVLKTSSALQAGSRKSPVSRPSRHLGPPPGFSQAPVKQGIEPVSSDLVNGNPLLDDYSWLDGYQLPSATKGLGANGSLGYPVSNPLQGSNNGLNGIVSFPFPGKQVPSAQVEKQNGWQDYQTSDLLKAHHDQQLLLQQQQLYLQQQQQQQLASGNQPFTSLPEQFQGQSIWTGRYFV from the exons ATGATAGTAGATACGGATAAAATGTCTGCTCCTTCGTCAAGGGAGCGTGCCCAACGCCTTTATGATAAG AACCTTGAATTGGAAAGCAAGCGGCGGAGATCAGCCCAGGCTCAGGTCCCATCAGATCCAAATACATGGCCACAGATGCGTGAGAACTATGAAGCAATAATTCTTGAGGACCATGCTTTTGCTGAGCAGCACAATATTGAGTATGCGCTATGGCAGTTGCATTATAAGCGGATTGAGGAATTGAGGTCATACTTTAGTGCTGCTCTTGCTTCTGGCTCAAAATCAACTGGGAAAGGTCCAGCGCGACCTGATCGGATAAATAAAATTAGGCTGCAATTCAAGGCTTTCCTTTCTGAAGCATCAGGATTTTACCATGATCTTATTATGAAAATAAGAGCAAAGTATGGTCTTCCTCTAGGGTACTTTGAGGGTTCAGAAAATCGGGTTGTGATGGAGAAAGATGCAAAGAAATCTGCCGAGATGAAGAAAGGTTTAATATCATGTCATCGTTGTTTGATATACTTGGGTGATCTTGCTCGTTACAAAGGACTGTATGGCGAAGGTGACTCAGTGAAGCGAGAGTTTGCAGCAGCTGCTAGTTACTATTTACAAGCTGCTTCTCTATGGCCTTCAAGTGGAAATCCCCATCATCAG CTTGCTTTATTGGCTTCATATTCTGGGGATGAGCTGGCAGCTGCTTATCGATATTTTAGGAGTCTGGCTGTGGAGAGTCCATTTTCAACAGCCAGAGATAATTTGATTGTTGCATTTGAGAAG AATCGTCAAAGTTTCTCTCAGCTTTATGGAGATGTCAAAGCTCTTGCAGTCAAGGATAGTCCTGGGAAGTTGACTGGAAAAGGAAGAGGAAAAGCAGAAGGGAAACTTGCAACAAGGGGTAATGATGCAGAAGCTTGTCCCAAAAAGGAAGGAACATCTAGTATACAAGAGACATACAAGTCCTTCAGCACTTGCTTTGTCCGTCTAAATGGAATATTATTCACTCGAACAAG CCTTGAGACCTTCACCGAAGTTCTCTCTCTTGTTAGCACTGGCCTGTGTGATCTTCTGCCAACAGGGCAGGAGGAGGAGCTGAATTTTGGCACAGACACTCTTGAGAATGGACTTGCCATCGTCAGGATTGTTTCCATTATTATATTTACTGTTCATAATGTGAATAAGGAATCTGAAGGGCAAACTTATGCTGAAATTGTACAGCGTGCTGTTCTACTTCAGAATGCATTTACTGCAGCTTTTAAATTGATGAGTTTCATGTTAGAGAGATGTGCACAGCTGTATGATCCTTCTCGTAGTTATCTTTTACCTGGCATTATGGTTTTTGTTGAGTGGTTGGCATGCTGTCCCGATCTTGCTGCAGGCAATGATGTGGACGAGAATCAGGCAATTGTTAGATCAAAATTTTGGGATCATTGTATATCCTTGTTAAATAAGCTTCTTTCAGTTGGGGCTATGTGTATTgaagacaatgaagaagagaCTTGCTTTAATAACATGAGTAGGTATGAAGAAGGGGAGACTGAAAACCGGCTTGCTTTGTCTGAGGACTTTGAGTTAAGAGGGTTTGTCCCACTTCTTCCTGCACAAACCATCTTGGATTTTTCCAGGAAGCTTTCCTTTGGAAATGATGGTGAGAAGGAAAGAAAAGCTAGGGTCAAAAGGATTATAGCTGCAGGAAAGGCTTTAGCAAATGTTGTTAGGATTGATCAGAAAATGATATATTTTGACCAGAAGGGAAAGAAATTTACAGTTGGTGTTGAGCCCCAAATCTCAGATGATCTTATTCTGCCCTCTGGTTCTGGCATTTCTGGTGCTGATGAATTGTTGAAGGAAGATACAACAGACAAAAAGGTGGGAACTGTACTGCCTGACCAACACCAGCATGTTGAAGGAGAGGATGATGATGAAGTTATTGTTTTTAAACCTATAGTAGCCGAAAAACGAAATGATCTGGTAGCTGTGTCATCAAGGGTGCCCCATGAAAACTCAATAGCTTCTGGAGAGCATATTAAATTTCATGTGAATTCTGCTTTGAACTCCGTCAATCATATGAACCATCAACCATCCTTGCATGCTTCTGTTAGTGGTCCAGTTCCGCAACACCTGCAACCAGTTCAGCCACATTCTTCAAGATGGTTAGAGGAGGTTTCTCTTGCAAACAGTTTAAAGGGTCTTCGATTCTTTGAGAATGGGCATGTGATGAAACCTGACCTGGCACTGCAAGATTCAGGGGCATTCTCTAACCATACTGCACGTTCTGTCCCTATCCAGCAAGCTGTTGCTCCCGATGCGAGTGTACTTTATGGTCTCTCCAAAGCTCAAGACTTTGTTATATCATCCAAAGCAGATGCTATTGCAGCCTCTGCGATTACTACTGATAACTCTGTTTTGAAGACATCATCAGCTCTGCAAGCTGGCTCTAGAAAATCTCCGGTTAGCAGACCTTCTAGGCATCTTGGACCTCCACCTGGTTTTAGTCAAGCTCCTGTTAAACAGGGTATTGAACCTGTTAGTTCAGATTTAGTTAATGGGAATCCACTTTTGGATGACTATAGTTGGTTGGATGGATATCAGCTGCCTTCGGCAACCAAAGGTTTAGGTGCCAATGGTTCTCTTGGCTACCCCGTGTCAAATCCTCTTCAAGGCAGTAACAACGGCTTGAATGGGATAGTTAGCTTTCCCTTCCCTGGCAAACAAGTTCCATCTGCACAGGTGGAAAAACAGAATGGCTGGCAAGACTATCAGACATCTGACCTTTTGAAAGCACACCATGATCAGCAGCTGTTACTGCAACAGCAGCAGCTTTATCTgcagcaacagcagcagcagcagctcgCATCAGGAAATCAGCCGTTTACATCATTGCCTGAGCAATTTCAAGGACAGTCAATCTGGACAGGTCGTTACTTTGTGTGA